In Apium graveolens cultivar Ventura chromosome 10, ASM990537v1, whole genome shotgun sequence, the following are encoded in one genomic region:
- the LOC141693167 gene encoding cell division control protein 2 homolog A-like: protein MDQYEKVEKIGEGTYGVVYKARDRVTNETIALKKIRLEQEDEGVPSTAIREISLLKEMQHANIVRLQDVVHSEKRLYLVFEYLDLDLKKHMDSCPEFAKDPRLIKMFLYQILRGIAYCHSHRVLHRDLKPQNLLIDRRTNALKLADFGLARAFGIPVRTFTHEVVTLWYRAPEILLGSRHYSTPVDVWSVGCIFAEMVNQQPLFPGEAEIDQLFRIFRITGTPNEDTWPGVTSLPDFKSSFPRWPSKELGNVIPNLDLAGLNLLKKMLCLDPSRRITARSALEHEYFKDIGTVP from the exons ATGGACCAG TATGAAAAAGTTGAGAAGATTGGTGAAGGAACATATGGAGTAGTTTATAAGGCTCGTGACCGCGTCACAAATGAAACCATTGCTTTAAAGAAGATTCGACTAGAGCAGGAAGATGAAGGAGTGCCAAGCACTGCTATTAGAGAAATTTCTTTACTGAAGGAAATGCAGCATGCAAATATTGTCAG GTTACAAGATGTCGTGCACAGCGAAAAACGGTTGTATCTGGTTTTTGAATATCTGGACCTGGATTTGAAGAAACATATGGATTCATGCCCAGAGTTTGCCAAGGATCCACGTCTGATAAAG ATGTTTCTGTATCAAATACTTCGTGGTATTGCTTATTGTCATTCCCATAGAGTTCTGCATCGGGATCTCAAGCCCCAAAACTTGCTCATAGATCGACGTACCAATGCTCTAAAGCTTGCAGATTTTGGACTTGCCAGGGCATTTGGAATTCCTGTCAGAACATTTACACACGAG GTTGTGACACTTTGGTATAGGGCACCAGAGATCCTTCTTGGATCTCGCCACTATTCCACACCTGTTGATGTCTGGTCAGTTGGTTGTATTTTTGCTGAGATGGTGAACCAGCAGCCATTGTTTCCGGGGGAAGCTGAGATTGATCAATTATTTAGAATATTCAG AATTACGGGTACCCCGAATGAGGATACCTGGCCTGGAGTTACATCTCTCCCTGATTTTAAGTCTTCCTTTCCAAGATGGCCATCTAAG GAGCTGGGAAATGTGATCCCAAATCTTGATTTGGCCGGTCTGAATCTCCTCAAA AAAATGCTTTGCTTGGATCCGAGCAGAAGAATTACAGCCAGGAGTGCACTTGAGCATGAATACTTCAAGGATATTGGGACTGTTCCTTAA